One Streptomyces sp. NBC_00554 DNA segment encodes these proteins:
- a CDS encoding SigE family RNA polymerase sigma factor, producing MAHGEVLEFEEYVRTRQDALLRSARRLVPDPVDAQDLLQTALVRTYGRWDGIADKRLADAYLRRVMINTRTEWWRARKLEEVPTEQLPDASVDDSTEQHADRALLMDIMKVLAPKQRSVVVLRHWEQMSTEETAAALGMSAGTVKSTLHRALARLREELENRDYEERGARALEPSEERERCAA from the coding sequence ATGGCGCACGGCGAGGTGCTCGAATTCGAGGAGTACGTCCGCACTCGGCAGGACGCGCTGCTGCGCAGTGCCCGCCGCCTGGTCCCCGACCCCGTCGACGCCCAGGACCTGCTGCAGACCGCGCTGGTACGGACGTACGGCCGCTGGGACGGCATCGCGGACAAGCGGCTGGCCGATGCCTACCTGCGGCGCGTGATGATCAACACGCGGACCGAGTGGTGGCGGGCCCGGAAGCTCGAAGAGGTGCCGACCGAGCAGCTGCCGGACGCCTCCGTCGACGACTCCACCGAGCAGCACGCGGACCGCGCGCTGCTGATGGACATCATGAAGGTGCTGGCTCCGAAGCAGCGCAGCGTCGTGGTGCTGCGACACTGGGAGCAGATGTCCACGGAGGAGACGGCTGCCGCCCTCGGTATGTCGGCCGGGACGGTCAAGAGCACGCTGCACCGGGCGCTGGCCCGGCTCCGCGAGGAGCTGGAGAACCGCGACTACGAAGAGCGCGGCGCACGCGCGCTCGAACCGAGTGAGGAGCGGGAGCGTTGCGCGGCCTAG
- a CDS encoding A/G-specific adenine glycosylase has protein sequence MTAPTKPTAQSTAPGEPLHTPVIAWFDSHARDLPWRRPDAGPWGVMVSEFMLQQTPVNRVLPVYEQWLARWPRPADLAKEAPGEAVRAWGRLGYPRRALRLHGAAVAITERHAGDVPAEHAQLLALPGIGEYTAAAVTSFAYGQRHPVLDTNVRRVFARAVTGVRYPPNATTAAERKLARALLPDSERTASRWAAASMELGALVCTAKNENCDRCPIAAQCAWRLAGKPEHEGPPRRGQTYAGTDRQVRGKLLAVLREAVAPVPQSVLDRVWDEPVQRARALDGLVADGLVEPLPGGLYRLPLT, from the coding sequence ATGACTGCACCCACGAAGCCCACCGCCCAGTCCACCGCCCCCGGCGAGCCCCTCCACACCCCCGTCATCGCCTGGTTCGACTCGCACGCCCGCGACCTCCCGTGGCGCCGCCCGGACGCCGGCCCCTGGGGCGTGATGGTCAGCGAGTTCATGCTGCAGCAGACGCCGGTGAACCGCGTGCTGCCCGTGTACGAGCAGTGGCTGGCCCGCTGGCCCCGCCCCGCCGACCTGGCCAAGGAGGCACCGGGCGAAGCGGTCCGCGCCTGGGGCCGCCTCGGCTACCCCCGCCGCGCACTGCGCCTGCACGGCGCCGCGGTGGCCATAACGGAACGGCACGCCGGCGATGTACCCGCGGAGCACGCACAGCTCCTGGCGCTGCCCGGCATCGGCGAGTACACGGCGGCGGCGGTGACCTCGTTCGCGTACGGCCAGCGCCACCCCGTACTGGACACGAACGTACGACGGGTGTTCGCCCGCGCGGTCACCGGCGTGCGGTACCCCCCGAACGCGACGACCGCGGCGGAGCGCAAGCTCGCCCGTGCGCTGCTGCCCGACAGCGAGCGGACGGCGTCCCGCTGGGCCGCCGCCTCCATGGAGCTGGGCGCACTCGTCTGCACGGCGAAGAACGAGAACTGTGACCGCTGTCCGATCGCGGCGCAGTGCGCATGGCGGCTGGCGGGCAAGCCCGAGCACGAGGGTCCGCCCCGCCGCGGCCAGACGTACGCCGGTACGGACCGCCAGGTCCGCGGCAAGCTCCTCGCCGTACTCAGGGAGGCCGTAGCCCCGGTCCCGCAGTCCGTCCTGGACCGCGTATGGGACGAGCCGGTTCAGCGGGCCCGCGCGCTGGACGGCCTCGTCGCCGACGGGCTCGTGGAGCCGCTCCCGGGCGGTTTGTATCGACTCCCCTTGACGTAA
- a CDS encoding Ppx/GppA phosphatase family protein, with translation MRLGVLDVGSNTVHLLVVDAHPGARPLPAHSHKADLRLAQLLDASGAIDPEGVDKLIETVQVALEAAEDKGVEALLPFATSAVREASNADDVLARVKAETGVELQVLTGAEEARLTFLAVRRWFGWSAGKLLVLDIGGGSLEIAYGIDEEPDAVASLPLGAGRLTAGWLPNDPADPADIRALRRHVRAQIARTVGEFSRFGAPDHVVATSKTFRQLARIAGAARSADGLYVQRELKRRSLQDWVPRLAAMTADERGELPGVSEGRAGQLLAGALVAEGAMDLFGVETLEICPWALREGVILRRLDQMATT, from the coding sequence ATGAGACTCGGTGTCCTCGACGTGGGTTCGAACACGGTGCATCTGCTGGTGGTGGACGCGCACCCCGGTGCACGACCGCTGCCCGCGCACTCGCACAAGGCCGATTTGCGGCTTGCCCAACTGCTCGACGCGAGCGGGGCGATCGACCCCGAAGGCGTCGACAAACTGATCGAGACGGTCCAGGTCGCCCTGGAAGCCGCCGAGGACAAGGGCGTCGAGGCCCTGTTGCCCTTCGCGACCTCCGCCGTGCGCGAGGCCAGCAACGCCGACGACGTACTCGCCCGCGTCAAGGCCGAGACCGGCGTCGAGCTCCAGGTCCTCACCGGCGCCGAGGAGGCCCGGCTCACCTTCCTCGCCGTCCGCCGCTGGTTCGGCTGGTCGGCGGGCAAGCTGCTCGTCCTCGACATCGGCGGCGGGTCCCTGGAGATCGCGTACGGCATCGACGAGGAGCCGGACGCCGTCGCGTCGCTGCCGCTCGGCGCGGGCCGGCTGACCGCGGGCTGGCTGCCGAACGACCCCGCCGATCCCGCCGACATCAGAGCGCTGCGCCGCCATGTCCGGGCCCAGATCGCCCGTACGGTCGGGGAGTTCAGCCGCTTCGGGGCACCCGACCATGTGGTCGCCACCTCCAAGACCTTCCGCCAGCTCGCCCGCATCGCCGGCGCCGCCCGCTCCGCCGACGGCCTCTACGTGCAGCGCGAGCTCAAGCGCCGCTCCCTCCAGGACTGGGTCCCCCGCCTCGCCGCGATGACCGCCGACGAGCGCGGCGAACTCCCCGGAGTCTCCGAGGGCCGCGCCGGCCAGCTCCTCGCGGGCGCCCTGGTGGCCGAGGGCGCGATGGACCTCTTCGGCGTGGAAACCCTGGAGATCTGCCCCTGGGCACTCCGCGAGGGCGTGATCCTCAGACGCCTGGACCAGATGGCAACGACGTAG
- the disA gene encoding DNA integrity scanning diadenylate cyclase DisA — protein MAANDRAAAPGKSGGSSGADGLMRAALSAVAPGTALRDGLERILRGNTGGLIVLGSDKTVEAMCTGGFVLDVEFTATRLRELCKLDGGIVIDKDITKILRAGVQLVPDPTIPTEETGTRHRTADRVSKQVDFTVVSVSQSMRLIALYVDGQRRVLEDSAAILSRANQALATLERYKLRLDEVAGTLSALEIEDLVTVRDVSAVAQRLEMVRRIATEIAEYVVELGTDGRLLALQLDELIAGVEPERELVVRDYVPEPTAKRSRTVDEALSELHALTHAELLELPTVARALGYTGSPEALDSAVSPRGYRLLAKVPRLPGAIIDRLVEHFGGLQKLLAASVDDLQTVDGVGEARARSVREGLSRLAESSILERYV, from the coding sequence GTGGCAGCCAACGACCGGGCAGCAGCTCCCGGAAAGTCCGGTGGGAGCTCCGGTGCCGATGGCCTGATGCGCGCCGCACTGAGCGCCGTGGCACCCGGCACGGCCCTGCGCGACGGGCTCGAGCGGATCCTCCGCGGCAACACCGGAGGACTCATCGTGCTCGGGTCCGACAAGACCGTCGAGGCGATGTGTACCGGCGGCTTCGTGCTGGACGTCGAGTTCACCGCGACACGGCTGCGCGAGCTGTGCAAGCTCGACGGCGGCATCGTGATCGACAAGGACATCACCAAGATCCTGCGGGCGGGCGTGCAGCTGGTGCCCGACCCGACCATCCCGACGGAGGAGACCGGCACCCGGCACCGCACCGCGGACCGGGTGAGCAAGCAGGTCGACTTCACGGTCGTCTCGGTCTCCCAGTCGATGCGCCTGATCGCCCTCTACGTGGACGGCCAGCGCCGCGTCCTCGAAGACTCCGCCGCGATCCTCTCCCGCGCCAACCAGGCCCTGGCGACCCTGGAGCGCTACAAACTCCGCCTCGACGAGGTCGCGGGCACCCTGTCGGCCCTCGAGATCGAGGACCTGGTCACGGTCCGCGATGTCTCGGCGGTGGCCCAGCGGCTGGAGATGGTGCGCCGGATCGCCACCGAGATCGCCGAGTACGTGGTGGAGCTCGGCACCGACGGGCGCCTTCTCGCGCTCCAGCTCGACGAGTTGATCGCCGGCGTCGAACCCGAGCGTGAACTCGTCGTACGGGACTACGTGCCCGAGCCGACCGCCAAGCGCTCCCGCACGGTCGACGAGGCGCTCTCCGAGCTCCACGCGCTCACCCACGCCGAGCTGCTCGAACTCCCCACGGTGGCACGGGCGTTGGGCTACACCGGCTCCCCCGAGGCGCTGGACTCCGCCGTCTCCCCGCGCGGCTACCGCCTCCTCGCCAAGGTGCCCCGCCTGCCCGGCGCGATCATCGACCGCCTCGTGGAGCACTTCGGGGGCCTGCAGAAGCTCCTCGCCGCCAGCGTCGACGACCTCCAGACGGTCGACGGCGTGGGCGAGGCGCGGGCGCGCAGCGTCCGTGAGGGTCTGTCGCGGCTGGCGGAGTCGTCGATCCTGGAGCGGTACGTCTGA
- a CDS encoding helix-turn-helix domain-containing protein yields the protein MGGTMDGIKRQRRGDTRQRIQDVALELFSEQGYEKTSLREIAEHLDVTKAALYYHFKTKEEILISLFQDLTRPLDELIEWGAQQPHTLETKTEVLRRYSEALTGAAPLFRFMQENQATVRELSIGETFKDRMHSMLDIIREPESPLTDQVRCVSALFTMHAGMFVLKDVEGDPEDKRKAVLEVAIDLVTRAHGDAAAS from the coding sequence ATGGGCGGCACCATGGACGGCATCAAGCGACAGCGCCGCGGGGACACCCGCCAGCGCATCCAGGACGTGGCCCTCGAACTCTTCTCCGAGCAGGGCTACGAGAAGACCTCGCTGCGCGAGATCGCCGAGCACCTCGACGTCACGAAGGCGGCGCTCTACTACCACTTCAAGACCAAGGAAGAGATCCTCATCAGCCTCTTCCAGGACCTGACGCGACCGCTCGACGAGCTGATCGAGTGGGGCGCGCAGCAGCCGCACACCCTGGAGACCAAGACAGAGGTCCTGCGCCGCTACAGCGAGGCCCTCACCGGCGCCGCCCCACTCTTCCGCTTCATGCAGGAGAACCAGGCGACGGTACGAGAGCTCAGCATCGGCGAGACGTTCAAGGACCGTATGCACAGCATGCTCGACATCATCAGGGAGCCGGAGTCACCGCTGACCGACCAGGTCCGCTGCGTCAGCGCGCTCTTCACGATGCACGCCGGGATGTTCGTCCTCAAGGACGTCGAAGGCGACCCCGAGGACAAGCGCAAGGCGGTCCTGGAGGTCGCGATCGATCTGGTGACGCGGGCGCACGGAGACGCTGCCGCTTCGTAG
- the radA gene encoding DNA repair protein RadA, with the protein MAVRTKSAKDRPSYRCTECGWQTAKWLGRCSECQAWGTVEEYGVPAVRTTAPGRVTTSAVPIGQVDGRQATARSTGVPELDRVLGGGLVPGAVVLLAGEPGVGKSTLLLDVAAKAASDEHRTLYVTGEESASQVRLRADRIKAIDDHLYLAAETDLAAVLGHLDAVKPSLLIVDSVQTVASPEIDGAPGGMAQVREVAGALIRASKERGMSTLLVGHVTKDGAIAGPRLLEHLVDVVLSFEGDRHARLRLVRGVKNRYGTTDEVGCFELHDEGITGLADPSGLFLTRRAEAVPGTCLTVTLEGRRPLVAEVQALTVDSQIPSPRRTTSGLETSRVSMMLAVLEQRGRITALGKRDIYSATVGGVKLSEPAADLAIALALASAASDTPLPKNLVAIGEVGLAGEVRRVTGVQRRLAEAHRLGFTHALVPSDPGKIPPGMKVLEVADMGAALSVLPRSRRREAPREEEERR; encoded by the coding sequence ATGGCTGTCCGTACGAAATCCGCGAAGGACCGACCGTCCTACCGCTGCACCGAGTGCGGCTGGCAGACGGCCAAGTGGCTCGGCCGTTGCTCCGAGTGCCAGGCGTGGGGGACGGTCGAGGAGTACGGCGTGCCCGCTGTCCGTACGACGGCACCGGGCCGGGTCACCACGTCCGCGGTCCCCATCGGGCAGGTCGACGGCCGCCAGGCCACCGCGCGCTCCACCGGAGTGCCCGAGCTGGACCGCGTCCTCGGCGGCGGTCTCGTACCCGGCGCGGTCGTCCTGCTCGCGGGCGAGCCCGGCGTCGGCAAGTCCACCCTGCTCCTTGACGTGGCGGCCAAGGCGGCGAGCGACGAGCACCGCACGTTGTACGTGACCGGGGAGGAGTCGGCCAGTCAGGTGCGGCTCCGCGCCGACCGCATCAAGGCCATCGACGACCATCTCTATCTCGCCGCCGAGACCGATCTGGCCGCCGTTCTCGGTCACTTGGACGCGGTGAAACCGTCCCTGCTCATCGTGGACTCCGTACAGACCGTCGCCTCCCCGGAGATCGACGGTGCGCCGGGCGGCATGGCCCAGGTCCGGGAGGTCGCCGGTGCGCTCATCCGCGCTTCCAAGGAGCGCGGCATGTCCACCCTCCTCGTCGGCCATGTCACCAAGGACGGCGCGATCGCGGGCCCCCGCCTCCTCGAACACCTCGTGGACGTCGTCCTGAGCTTCGAGGGCGACCGGCACGCGCGCCTCAGGCTCGTACGAGGGGTCAAGAACCGTTACGGGACGACGGACGAGGTCGGCTGCTTCGAGCTGCACGACGAGGGCATCACGGGACTGGCCGACCCCTCGGGCCTGTTCCTGACCCGCCGCGCGGAGGCGGTCCCCGGCACCTGTCTGACGGTCACTCTGGAGGGCCGCCGCCCCCTGGTCGCCGAAGTGCAGGCGCTCACGGTCGACTCGCAGATCCCCTCCCCGCGGCGTACGACCTCCGGTCTGGAGACCTCCCGCGTCTCGATGATGCTCGCCGTCCTGGAGCAGCGCGGCCGGATCACCGCCCTGGGAAAGCGGGACATCTACTCGGCCACGGTCGGCGGAGTGAAGCTCTCCGAGCCCGCCGCGGACCTTGCGATCGCGCTCGCCCTCGCCTCCGCCGCGAGCGACACCCCGCTGCCGAAGAACCTCGTGGCGATCGGCGAAGTGGGGCTCGCCGGGGAGGTCAGACGGGTCACGGGCGTTCAGCGCCGGCTCGCCGAAGCCCACCGGCTCGGCTTCACCCACGCCCTCGTCCCGAGCGATCCCGGCAAGATCCCTCCCGGCATGAAGGTCCTGGAAGTCGCCGACATGGGAGCCGCGCTGAGCGTCCTGCCGAGGTCGCGTCGTCGAGAGGCCCCACGGGAGGAGGAAGAGCGCCGGTAG
- the cseC gene encoding two-component system sensor histidine kinase CseC, with product MRGIFRRRGPGGARGTGAAGDTARAGGTARTSGATARAGGTARAGGIRTGIRWKLSAAIAFVGALVAIALSLVVHNAARVSMLDNSRDLADERIQVAQRMYESGRTQAFGVEVDDPAIPKDLLAKVAQGRRATYVSDNASGVADIWAAVPLKDGRVLSLHTGFTDRNTDVMTDLDQALIIGSIAVVFGGSALGVLIGGQLSRRLRKAAAAANQVAKGDTDVRVGNAISGVVRDETDDLARAVDAMADALQQRIEAERRVTADIAHELRTPVTGLLTAAELLPPGRPTELVRDRAQAMRTLVEDVLEVARLDGASERAELQDIMLGEFVSRRVAAKDAGVEVRVVHESEVTTDPRRLERVLFNLLANASRHGKPPIEVTVEGRVIRVRDHGPGFPAALLADGPSRFRTGSTDRAGHGHGLGLTIAAGQARVLGARLTFRNIRPPGAPDEVPAEGAVAVLWLPEHAPTNTGSYPMLP from the coding sequence ATGCGGGGGATATTTCGACGCCGGGGACCGGGCGGCGCCAGAGGAACGGGCGCGGCCGGCGATACGGCGAGGGCGGGTGGCACGGCGAGGACCAGTGGTGCCACGGCAAGGGCCGGGGGCACGGCGAGGGCCGGGGGCATTCGTACGGGCATCCGGTGGAAGCTCAGCGCCGCAATCGCGTTCGTCGGTGCGCTGGTGGCGATCGCGCTGAGCCTGGTCGTGCACAACGCGGCGCGGGTGTCGATGCTCGACAACTCGCGCGATCTGGCGGACGAGCGCATCCAGGTCGCGCAGCGCATGTACGAGTCGGGGCGGACGCAGGCCTTCGGGGTCGAGGTCGACGACCCGGCCATCCCGAAGGACCTGCTGGCGAAGGTCGCGCAGGGGCGGCGGGCCACGTACGTGTCGGACAACGCGAGCGGGGTGGCCGACATCTGGGCCGCCGTACCGCTCAAGGACGGCCGCGTCCTCTCGCTCCACACCGGTTTCACGGACCGCAACACCGACGTCATGACCGACCTCGACCAGGCGCTGATCATCGGTTCGATCGCGGTCGTCTTCGGCGGCAGCGCGCTCGGCGTGCTCATCGGCGGCCAGTTGTCGCGCCGGCTGCGGAAGGCCGCGGCGGCGGCGAACCAGGTCGCCAAGGGCGACACCGACGTACGTGTGGGTAACGCCATCAGCGGGGTCGTACGCGACGAGACCGACGATCTCGCGCGGGCGGTGGACGCGATGGCGGACGCGCTCCAGCAGCGCATCGAGGCCGAGCGCCGGGTGACCGCCGACATCGCGCACGAGCTGCGTACGCCGGTGACGGGGCTGCTGACGGCGGCGGAGCTCCTTCCCCCCGGCCGCCCGACCGAGCTCGTCCGCGACCGCGCCCAGGCCATGCGCACCCTCGTCGAGGACGTCCTGGAGGTCGCGCGGCTCGACGGCGCCTCCGAGCGGGCCGAGTTGCAGGACATCATGCTCGGCGAGTTCGTGTCGCGGCGCGTGGCGGCCAAGGACGCGGGCGTCGAGGTACGCGTCGTGCACGAGTCGGAGGTCACGACGGACCCGCGCCGCCTGGAACGCGTCCTGTTCAACCTCCTGGCCAACGCGTCCCGGCACGGCAAGCCGCCCATCGAGGTCACCGTCGAGGGCCGCGTCATCCGCGTCCGCGACCACGGCCCCGGCTTCCCCGCGGCCCTCCTCGCCGACGGCCCGAGCCGCTTCCGCACAGGCAGCACCGACCGCGCAGGCCACGGCCACGGCCTCGGCCTCACCATCGCAGCAGGCCAGGCCCGAGTACTCGGCGCCCGCCTGACCTTCCGCAACATCCGCCCCCCCGGCGCCCCGGACGAAGTCCCCGCCGAGGGCGCAGTCGCAGTCCTGTGGCTACCGGAACACGCACCGACGAATACGGGCAGCTACCCGATGCTGCCGTAG
- a CDS encoding MDR family MFS transporter — protein MADKTEVAVEPEKQPRSVRVVLFALMVAMMLAMLDNMIVGTAMPTIVGELGGLEHLSWVVTAYTLATAASTPIWGKLGDMYGRKGAFMTSIVIFLIGSALSGMAQDMGQLIGFRAIQGLGAGGLMVGVMAIIGDLIPPRERGKYQGMMAGVMALAMIAGPLVGGTITDHWGWRWSFYINLPLGVVALLAISAVLHLPKKRVEGRIDYLGAGLLTVGITSIVLVTTWGGSEYAWGSARIMELIGIGVAALVGFVFVQTKAAAPVVPLHIFRSRNFTLMSIIAFITGFVMFGATLFLPLYQQSVQGASATNSGLLLLPMLGAMLVTSMVAGRVTTNSGRYKVFPLVGSVLMAVGLFLLSQMDTDTTRLTSGLYMAVLGAGMGCLMQITMLVAQNSVEMKDMGVASSTSTLARTLGSSFGVAIMGALFNNRVQHEMAERAGAIGSKVTEQSAQLDAASLAKLPAPAREAYQFAVSSGTHSAFLLGAVVAVVALAAAVFVKEVPLKGAGASKPAEEGAAGDAAGAQRAVAEAV, from the coding sequence ATGGCGGACAAGACCGAAGTGGCAGTGGAACCCGAGAAACAACCTCGCAGCGTGCGCGTCGTCCTGTTCGCGCTCATGGTCGCGATGATGCTGGCGATGCTCGACAACATGATCGTGGGCACCGCGATGCCGACGATCGTCGGCGAACTGGGGGGACTTGAACACCTGTCGTGGGTGGTGACGGCGTACACCCTCGCGACCGCGGCCTCCACCCCCATCTGGGGCAAGCTCGGCGACATGTACGGGCGCAAGGGCGCCTTCATGACCTCGATCGTGATCTTCCTGATCGGGTCCGCGCTGAGCGGTATGGCCCAGGACATGGGGCAGTTGATCGGGTTCCGTGCGATTCAGGGCCTCGGCGCCGGCGGTCTGATGGTCGGCGTCATGGCGATCATCGGGGACCTCATTCCGCCGCGGGAGCGCGGTAAGTACCAGGGCATGATGGCCGGCGTGATGGCGCTCGCCATGATCGCCGGACCGCTCGTCGGCGGCACCATCACCGACCACTGGGGCTGGCGCTGGTCCTTCTACATCAACCTGCCGCTCGGCGTCGTCGCGCTCCTCGCGATCAGCGCCGTACTGCACCTGCCGAAGAAGCGGGTCGAGGGGCGGATCGACTATCTGGGCGCGGGGCTGCTGACCGTCGGCATCACGTCCATCGTGCTCGTCACCACCTGGGGCGGCAGCGAGTACGCCTGGGGCTCCGCCCGGATCATGGAGCTCATCGGCATCGGTGTCGCCGCGCTCGTCGGGTTCGTGTTCGTGCAGACCAAGGCCGCCGCGCCGGTCGTACCGCTGCACATCTTCCGCAGCCGCAACTTCACCCTCATGTCGATCATCGCCTTCATCACCGGCTTCGTGATGTTCGGAGCGACGCTCTTCCTCCCGCTCTACCAGCAGTCGGTGCAGGGCGCGTCCGCGACCAACTCCGGTCTGCTGCTGCTCCCGATGCTCGGCGCGATGCTCGTCACCTCGATGGTGGCCGGGCGGGTCACCACCAACTCCGGTCGGTACAAGGTCTTTCCGCTCGTCGGCAGTGTGCTGATGGCGGTGGGTCTCTTCCTGCTCTCGCAGATGGACACCGACACGACCCGACTGACGTCCGGGCTGTACATGGCCGTTCTCGGCGCAGGCATGGGATGCCTGATGCAGATCACCATGCTGGTCGCGCAGAACAGCGTCGAGATGAAGGACATGGGCGTCGCGTCCTCCACGAGCACGCTCGCCCGTACGCTCGGCTCCTCGTTCGGCGTCGCGATCATGGGTGCGCTGTTCAACAACCGGGTGCAGCACGAGATGGCCGAGCGGGCCGGGGCGATCGGGTCCAAGGTGACCGAGCAGTCCGCGCAGCTCGACGCGGCGAGCCTGGCGAAGCTGCCGGCTCCGGCGCGGGAGGCGTATCAGTTCGCGGTGTCCTCCGGGACGCACTCCGCGTTCCTGCTGGGGGCGGTGGTGGCTGTGGTCGCGCTCGCCGCCGCCGTGTTCGTGAAGGAGGTTCCGCTGAAGGGGGCGGGGGCCTCGAAGCCGGCCGAGGAGGGTGCGGCTGGGGACGCCGCGGGGGCGCAGCGGGCGGTTGCAGAGGCCGTCTGA
- a CDS encoding trypco2 family protein, translating to MTATAPRTTNDLDGIELADAIASVRDQLMEAATRASGQPVSFEVGPIEMEFTLELRKESTGGGKVKAWVVEAGADTSRATGRTHRVAFTLTPRDARTNAPWQVGNERQGSTSAFGQVPNPPTAR from the coding sequence ATGACCGCCACTGCGCCGCGCACCACCAACGACCTTGACGGCATCGAACTCGCCGACGCCATCGCCTCCGTCCGCGACCAGCTCATGGAAGCCGCGACACGGGCATCGGGCCAGCCCGTGTCCTTCGAAGTCGGCCCCATCGAGATGGAGTTCACCCTCGAACTGCGCAAGGAGTCGACGGGCGGCGGCAAGGTCAAAGCCTGGGTCGTCGAGGCGGGAGCCGACACCTCACGCGCGACGGGGCGAACACACCGGGTCGCCTTCACCCTCACACCACGAGACGCGCGCACCAACGCCCCGTGGCAGGTCGGCAACGAGCGGCAGGGCAGCACCTCCGCATTCGGCCAGGTGCCCAACCCGCCCACGGCCCGATGA
- a CDS encoding M23 family metallopeptidase has translation MSKRATSRQSRTSLIRSRAAVLAVGLGASVVLGAGVAAAASSSAATAASVTQVKTAAAKATAATWVDPVKKYTLSASFNQAGNMWSSTHSGQDFAVASGTKVVAAHGGTVVKAGANGAGDGSAYGNAIVIKHGNGTYSQYAHLSKINVKIGQVVATGQRIALSGNTGNSSGPHLHFEIRTTANYGSAVDPVAFLRAKGVTV, from the coding sequence ATGTCGAAGCGCGCTACGTCCCGTCAGTCCCGTACGTCCCTGATCCGCTCGCGGGCGGCCGTCCTGGCCGTCGGTCTCGGCGCCTCGGTCGTGCTGGGCGCCGGGGTCGCGGCCGCCGCGAGCAGCAGCGCCGCCACGGCGGCGAGTGTCACGCAGGTGAAGACCGCTGCCGCCAAGGCCACGGCCGCCACCTGGGTCGACCCGGTGAAGAAGTACACCCTGTCCGCCAGCTTCAACCAGGCCGGCAACATGTGGTCGTCCACCCACTCCGGGCAGGACTTCGCCGTGGCCAGCGGTACCAAGGTTGTCGCCGCGCACGGCGGTACCGTCGTCAAGGCCGGTGCCAACGGCGCCGGTGACGGATCCGCGTACGGCAACGCCATCGTGATCAAGCACGGCAACGGGACCTACTCGCAGTACGCCCACCTGTCGAAGATCAACGTGAAGATCGGCCAGGTCGTAGCCACCGGTCAGCGCATCGCGCTCTCCGGCAACACCGGCAACTCCAGCGGACCCCACCTGCACTTCGAGATCCGTACGACCGCCAACTACGGCTCCGCCGTCGACCCCGTCGCCTTCCTGCGCGCCAAGGGCGTGACCGTCTAA
- the cseB gene encoding two-component system response regulator CseB — translation MAEQTHVLFVEDDDVIREATQLALERDGFAVTAMPDGLSGLESFRANRPDIALLDVMVPGLDGVSLCRRIRDESTVPVIMLSARADSIDVVLGLEAGADDYVTKPFDGAVLVARIRAVLRRFGHASGSANGAAAEGQAPVAGGVLVFGDGDLEIDTEGMEVRRGGTPVALTPTEMRLLLEFSSAPGTVLSRDKLLERVWDYGWGGDTRVVDVHVQRLRTKIGQDRIETVRGFGYKLKA, via the coding sequence ATGGCAGAACAGACCCACGTCCTGTTCGTCGAGGACGACGACGTCATCCGCGAGGCCACCCAACTCGCGCTGGAGCGCGACGGCTTCGCGGTCACCGCGATGCCCGACGGCCTGTCGGGCCTGGAGTCGTTCCGCGCGAACCGCCCCGACATCGCGCTCCTGGACGTCATGGTGCCCGGCCTGGACGGCGTCAGCCTGTGCCGCCGTATCCGCGACGAGTCGACCGTCCCCGTGATCATGCTGTCCGCGCGCGCCGACTCGATCGACGTCGTCCTGGGCCTGGAGGCGGGCGCCGACGACTACGTGACCAAACCCTTCGACGGCGCCGTCCTGGTCGCCCGTATCCGCGCGGTACTGCGCCGCTTCGGACACGCGAGCGGCTCGGCCAACGGCGCGGCCGCGGAGGGGCAGGCCCCGGTAGCCGGCGGCGTGCTCGTCTTCGGCGACGGCGACCTGGAGATCGACACCGAAGGCATGGAGGTCCGCAGAGGCGGTACGCCGGTGGCGCTGACGCCCACCGAGATGCGGCTGCTCCTTGAGTTCTCGTCGGCTCCCGGCACGGTGCTGAGCCGTGACAAGCTGCTCGAACGCGTGTGGGACTACGGCTGGGGCGGTGACACCCGCGTCGTCGACGTCCATGTGCAGCGGCTGCGTACGAAGATCGGCCAGGACCGGATCGAGACGGTCCGCGGCTTCGGCTACAAGTTGAAGGCCTGA